From a region of the Paenibacillus lutimineralis genome:
- a CDS encoding carbohydrate ABC transporter permease — MNTIQRKLIYRILPYAILSLIGICFLLPLLWVLVASVDLNAMQSLKMPKQLTMINYVDVLTSPENQRSFVIGLLMSLGQAAIVVVLALLAAYPLSRYQLKFKKPFMLTILFMTSLPITAVMVPVYQLFLSLKLYDNVFGVVLFYVASSMPYGIWMTKNFMDSVPEDLEEAAWVDGASVFTSIRKIIAPLMVPGICTVAIFTFSGSWGNFFVPYILLQTPENFPASLKLYQFFGQYGMVDYGRLASFSVLYAIPSIVLYILSQRFMSKGFSMQGGTKG; from the coding sequence ATGAATACGATACAGCGAAAGCTTATATATCGCATCCTTCCGTATGCTATTTTATCGTTGATAGGGATTTGTTTTCTGCTGCCGCTTCTATGGGTGCTGGTGGCATCCGTTGACCTCAATGCGATGCAATCCCTAAAAATGCCCAAGCAGTTAACGATGATAAATTATGTAGATGTGCTCACCAGCCCTGAGAATCAACGTTCTTTTGTCATTGGTCTGTTGATGTCTTTGGGTCAAGCCGCTATCGTGGTTGTGCTGGCGCTATTGGCGGCTTATCCGTTGTCTCGTTATCAGCTGAAGTTTAAGAAGCCGTTTATGCTCACGATTCTCTTTATGACCTCGCTGCCTATTACGGCTGTGATGGTACCGGTGTATCAGTTGTTTCTAAGCCTCAAACTATATGACAATGTTTTTGGGGTTGTGCTCTTTTATGTAGCTTCTTCTATGCCTTATGGCATCTGGATGACTAAAAATTTTATGGATTCCGTTCCTGAAGATTTGGAGGAGGCGGCGTGGGTAGACGGCGCATCCGTGTTCACTAGCATACGAAAAATCATCGCTCCCCTGATGGTGCCCGGGATTTGTACAGTAGCCATTTTTACGTTCTCAGGTAGCTGGGGCAATTTCTTCGTTCCATATATTTTGCTACAAACTCCAGAGAATTTCCCTGCATCCTTGAAACTGTATCAGTTTTTTGGTCAATACGGCATGGTAGATTACGGACGATTAGCTTCATTTTCTGTGCTTTACGCGATACCGTCGATTGTGCTGTATATTCTTTCTCAGCGATTTATGTCTAAAGGGTTCAGCATGCAAGGGGGAACGAAGGGTTAA
- a CDS encoding carbohydrate ABC transporter permease, with the protein MSVVSISSRTLRRKNWTWLYFLLPSIAIMLLFFIYPILLTFFYSFTNLALTGEAAKELKFVGLANYTRMFHDPTVRISIWNTLIFLIGSAVIGQQVLGFLIALLMKHKNKTFRRIMGTIVLAGWVTPEIVCALCLYSFFGDEGTLNMILSFFAIPQVTWLFTVPMLAIILGNIWHGTAFSMIVFQAALDNVPSEIEEAAVVDGASKLQILFRITIPYIKQTITTNMMLVTLQTLGVFGLIYAMTGGGPGTKTTTLPIFMYNQAFVNYQLGYGTAISLLLLLLGIVLSLFYIRSLKE; encoded by the coding sequence ATGAGCGTAGTCTCTATCTCATCCCGGACGTTACGAAGAAAAAATTGGACATGGCTTTATTTTCTACTGCCATCCATTGCTATAATGCTACTGTTTTTTATCTACCCGATCCTACTGACATTCTTTTATTCTTTTACGAACCTGGCCTTAACTGGAGAGGCGGCCAAAGAGCTGAAATTTGTTGGACTTGCTAATTACACCCGAATGTTTCATGACCCGACAGTCAGGATTAGTATTTGGAATACGTTGATTTTCTTGATCGGCTCTGCAGTGATTGGTCAGCAGGTGCTTGGTTTTCTAATCGCGTTGCTCATGAAACACAAGAATAAGACGTTTCGGCGTATCATGGGTACGATCGTGTTGGCCGGGTGGGTTACGCCTGAAATTGTGTGCGCCCTTTGTTTGTATAGTTTTTTTGGGGATGAAGGGACACTGAATATGATTCTCTCCTTTTTTGCTATTCCTCAGGTCACCTGGCTTTTTACCGTTCCGATGTTAGCTATTATTCTAGGGAATATCTGGCATGGAACTGCGTTTTCTATGATTGTCTTTCAGGCGGCGCTCGATAATGTGCCAAGCGAGATTGAAGAGGCTGCGGTCGTGGACGGTGCATCGAAACTGCAAATATTATTTCGGATTACAATTCCTTATATCAAGCAGACGATCACCACTAATATGATGCTCGTTACGCTGCAGACGCTGGGCGTGTTTGGACTCATTTATGCTATGACAGGGGGCGGCCCGGGAACCAAGACGACGACATTGCCGATTTTCATGTACAACCAGGCTTTTGTGAATTATCAGCTTGGTTATGGCACGGCGATTTCACTTCTTCTACTGCTCCTGGGGATCGTGCTCAGTCTGTTTTATATCCGTTCGTTAAAAGAGTAA
- a CDS encoding ABC transporter substrate-binding protein: MKKANRKWGLLSLALLLAMAVGCSSSGSSPGSGTTSNEKGNAQAPAKEGSDKGATATAKKTITITYRDDGIGEKGVLYKWIKDVASRYPNQEVEIKPTPIQASEGDYFAKIALALKSKDTAPDIVTEDTFMLNSDASAGFLEPLDDRLKGWEDWSNGSFIEAMKKGVTASDGKIYGVPYNTDSRGLWYNKEIFKTVGLPEDWNPKSWDEVLSAARVIKEKAGSDVVPIWMNMGKATGEATSMQTYEMLLYGTGERLYDEASSKWIVKSAGITEALSFIETIIKEKLGPPLSKVLNGQAGNTATREYLPKGKLGILLDGSWITGNYLDSGAAPWPEYKDVLGFAPMPTNNGQAPGTITLAGGWALSIPANAQHKDEAWDFIQFALNKENTQKLVIASGNITVRADVGKDPEYTKMPFNEIATDYLKNAEFRPAQDKYPEVSTQIQSMVESVASGTSAADAAQKYAQDVTRIVGQDHTIEK, translated from the coding sequence ATGAAGAAAGCAAATCGTAAATGGGGACTCCTATCACTAGCGCTTCTTTTAGCCATGGCGGTTGGCTGCTCTAGTTCAGGTTCGAGTCCAGGTTCAGGTACAACGTCAAATGAGAAGGGCAATGCACAGGCTCCGGCCAAGGAAGGTAGCGACAAAGGGGCAACGGCTACAGCCAAGAAGACGATTACGATTACTTATCGCGACGACGGTATTGGCGAAAAAGGAGTCTTGTACAAATGGATTAAAGATGTGGCTTCAAGGTACCCGAATCAGGAGGTAGAGATCAAACCAACACCGATTCAGGCATCGGAAGGGGACTATTTTGCCAAAATCGCCTTGGCCCTCAAATCGAAAGATACTGCCCCGGATATCGTCACAGAAGATACGTTCATGCTGAACTCGGATGCTAGCGCTGGTTTCCTCGAACCACTCGATGACCGATTGAAAGGCTGGGAGGATTGGAGCAACGGTTCGTTTATCGAAGCTATGAAGAAGGGCGTTACCGCTAGCGATGGAAAAATATATGGTGTCCCCTACAATACGGATTCAAGGGGACTTTGGTACAATAAGGAGATATTCAAGACAGTGGGACTTCCTGAAGATTGGAACCCAAAATCCTGGGATGAGGTTCTGTCGGCTGCCAGAGTCATTAAAGAAAAAGCAGGCAGCGATGTCGTGCCTATCTGGATGAACATGGGTAAAGCAACGGGGGAAGCAACCTCGATGCAGACTTACGAAATGCTGCTGTATGGAACAGGTGAACGACTATATGATGAAGCAAGCAGTAAATGGATCGTTAAAAGTGCGGGAATCACCGAGGCGTTATCTTTTATTGAGACGATTATAAAGGAAAAGCTGGGGCCGCCGCTCTCCAAAGTATTGAACGGGCAGGCCGGCAATACAGCAACCAGGGAATACCTGCCAAAAGGCAAGCTTGGAATATTGCTGGATGGGTCCTGGATCACAGGCAACTATCTGGATAGTGGAGCTGCTCCGTGGCCGGAATACAAAGATGTACTCGGATTTGCGCCGATGCCTACGAACAATGGGCAGGCTCCAGGTACGATTACCCTCGCAGGAGGTTGGGCTCTGTCCATTCCAGCCAACGCACAGCACAAGGATGAAGCTTGGGACTTTATACAATTTGCACTAAATAAGGAGAACACACAAAAGTTAGTTATAGCGTCCGGTAATATAACGGTGCGGGCCGACGTTGGCAAAGATCCTGAATATACGAAAATGCCATTTAACGAAATTGCAACGGATTATTTAAAAAACGCAGAATTCAGACCAGCTCAGGATAAATATCCGGAAGTGTCGACGCAAATTCAATCGATGGTAGAATCGGTTGCTTCGGGTACTTCCGCAGCAGATGCCGCTCAAAAGTATGCGCAAGACGTCACCCGAATTGTTGGTCAGGATCATACGATAGAAAAATAA
- a CDS encoding zinc ribbon domain-containing protein, with product MSEKGCIKCGSQDARTKEVAMTGTGLSKMFDIQHNQFVVVYCANCGYSEFYNKKSSAGSNVLDFFFG from the coding sequence ATGAGTGAAAAGGGATGCATCAAATGCGGAAGCCAAGACGCAAGGACAAAAGAAGTAGCAATGACCGGCACAGGACTTTCCAAAATGTTCGATATTCAGCACAATCAATTTGTAGTCGTGTACTGCGCAAATTGCGGGTATTCTGAATTTTACAATAAAAAATCTTCGGCTGGTTCGAATGTTCTTGATTTCTTTTTCGGTTAA
- a CDS encoding ABC transporter substrate-binding protein — protein MKRLVIILLGTCLLLSACASGSSESSKDVSGEKKTVTISVTMKDRFLETAALKFEETHPNINIEFKENLSLPSGAGDGAIDLNKYVQTVTTEALAGNASDIIAMGYLPVDKFVQKNMLVDLYGLMSKDSAFDKNQYYKKIMEASQTGDGLYAMPVSFSTSAMQGKSDLLEKANVSINDTSWTWDDFKNITLKVNEKADSDYSGMISAFPEQMLYDFIEENYSELVQPEEHKAKFDSKMFIDKMKQVKSMYDEGILSNGELTDLDKGLFTDLNLSSPKESLTQLLNPNTLLLRKPTESGTFRGGSFNSYSTFGINSKSKVQQEAWEFIKFLLSEDMQSSPEMSGLPLNKAVTEKELNSVKQQIQDGQIELPDGSDEKLLDERIDLLKTFLEETGVNIEGDMKIKSFALEELRTYMSGQKSAEEVSNLLQNRVMTYLNE, from the coding sequence ATGAAGAGATTAGTAATTATTTTGTTAGGTACATGTTTATTGTTGTCAGCATGCGCAAGCGGCAGTTCTGAGTCAAGTAAGGATGTCTCGGGTGAGAAGAAAACCGTTACGATTTCCGTAACGATGAAGGATCGATTCCTGGAAACGGCTGCACTTAAGTTCGAGGAGACACATCCGAATATCAACATTGAGTTCAAAGAAAACCTTAGCTTGCCGTCAGGTGCAGGGGATGGGGCCATTGATCTGAACAAATACGTTCAAACGGTTACCACTGAGGCTCTTGCAGGGAATGCTTCAGACATCATCGCGATGGGATACCTACCTGTCGATAAGTTCGTTCAGAAAAACATGTTGGTCGATTTATATGGGCTAATGTCAAAAGATTCGGCGTTCGATAAAAATCAGTACTATAAAAAAATAATGGAAGCTTCACAAACCGGTGATGGACTTTATGCGATGCCGGTCTCTTTCTCAACCTCCGCCATGCAAGGAAAATCCGATCTGCTAGAGAAAGCGAACGTATCCATTAATGATACGTCCTGGACATGGGATGATTTCAAGAATATTACATTGAAGGTGAATGAGAAAGCCGATTCAGATTATTCCGGGATGATCAGTGCATTTCCGGAGCAAATGTTGTACGATTTTATTGAAGAAAACTACTCAGAGCTGGTTCAACCGGAAGAGCACAAGGCGAAGTTCGATTCTAAGATGTTCATAGATAAAATGAAACAAGTCAAATCCATGTACGATGAGGGAATTCTTAGTAACGGAGAGCTTACAGATCTTGATAAAGGGCTATTCACCGACCTTAATCTTTCTAGTCCGAAAGAATCTTTAACCCAACTTCTTAATCCTAATACGCTGCTGTTGCGGAAACCGACCGAAAGCGGCACATTTCGAGGAGGTTCGTTCAATTCATATTCCACATTCGGGATTAACAGCAAGTCGAAGGTTCAGCAAGAAGCTTGGGAGTTCATTAAATTTTTATTGTCGGAGGATATGCAGTCATCCCCTGAAATGAGTGGACTCCCTCTTAATAAAGCAGTGACTGAAAAGGAGCTCAATTCAGTGAAACAACAAATCCAGGATGGTCAAATCGAGCTCCCCGATGGATCAGACGAGAAATTGTTGGATGAGCGTATCGATCTACTGAAAACGTTCTTGGAGGAGACGGGGGTAAATATAGAAGGAGATATGAAGATTAAATCGTTTGCCTTGGAAGAATTACGAACCTACATGAGCGGACAGAAGTCGGCGGAGGAAGTAAGCAATTTGCTCCAGAACAGGGTAATGACGTATTTGAATGAATAG